The DNA sequence GCAGATCGTTTCACAATCGGAGGAAATTCCAGATAGCTAACATTTCGCATCACAAATAAACGTCAATCAATAAAAGCAGCAGCGATCTCATAGAAATATAACGCCAGCTAACATATCGGAATATCAGATCCTTCATAGCACAACAGATCACAGTGTTTCCATCAAATACAGAAAATGCGCGACGTTAAAATGGTGAAAATGCCAAATCAAATATACACCGATGCAAATTAAACACAGAGAGACTTACCGGTAGCAAAGCCTCTGCAAGGAACATTGATCCGTAGGAAAGAAGCAGCTCTGGTTGCCCACAAACTAGTCGCCATTTTCAAACACAAACACCTGAATCCACCGCTTCGCAGCTctcagtgtgtgtgtgtttttttctGTGAAATATTTcgtttaattatgattttttggaAAACGGCTCTCTTAAAGTGGCGAAGGTTGGTAGGGTAAATCGAgctacaattaaaaattaattaaaatattagtgttAGTAAAATGTGAAACTCACTTTATTAATGGgataaatttactaatatactctataaaatttgaaaaatatagtaggagtaaCTACTATGTAGTtattcttttgaaaaaaaaatacactttCTCTCATTATAGTAAGTAATCGacagtaattaaataaattaccgttttaacaaaaataaataaggaaCAATAATAATGAGATGTTGGTGGTTGATGTGTCAGCAAACCAACTAAAAAAGGTTGGTGAATTGTGAGTATGAGTGCTGTCCAATTATGTCCCAAATGCTATAATATAATGTAGTCATTCACAAAAgcatattcaatttatttttctcaatatgtcgttagtggaatatagtagtagtgtataataatgtaacataaaattttaatcaagaGTGTTTAACCTGTGTCAATTTATTAGCATCTATTAcaatagtacaaaatattttttcaaattatcaaaattcagCGTAAACGCATTACACACtactaaattaattcaaaagaaCAAATTGCACGGTAATAAATTGTTTCAAAATAACAATGATAACTAGTCGAAAGGTTTttcatagataaaaaatacaatagtTTAGTTACAAGTACAGAAGTTGAACTGAGTTCTAACCGGTTTCAATTTCCGACACTATGAGCTCAATCTCAACCGATAAAACTAGGTCGAAATCGGTCAGGTTTCGGTGTTCGACTAAAGGTGATAACTAGTGTAAAAAGATCAAATAACTCGACCCATCTCATTAGATGGTTCGATTCGATAGTCGACCGAACCGGCCGTATGCTCCCCCCTATACCTATGAATGGTTCTAATCACATTAGTAACTTGCTCTACTTGCTCATCACTAGAGCAAGAAGCTAGCAACACTCTAGCAGTCCCACTATCAGGATAACAACCACTATCAATCATCTCTTCAAATATCTCAATGCACCTAATATATTGCTTTTTCCTAGAGTATGCTCCAATCCTTGACGTCCACGTCACCGCATCCGCCATCAAATTCTTCGTCGCGATCGACGCGAAAACCTCCTCCATCCTCTCCACGAACCCCGCGCGCCCGTACACGTTTATCGCGATGTTGTACGTGCTTATGTCGGGCTTGCACCCGCCCCCGCCCTCCATCGCGGCCATCACCTCCTCCATTTTCTCGAGATGCCCTAGCCGGCCGTACAAGTTCATCATGGCGTTCAGGACGAACGTGTCCGGCTTGATCCCCGACTCCTGCATCCGCCTCACAATCTCCTCGCACCTTGAGACGTCGCCCGACCTCGAGTAGGCCGAGATCAATAGCATGTGCGATTTCATCGTTGGTTCTATCCCAAGACGATGCATCTCATCAAATACCGCTTGCGCAcctgatttaaaaaatataaaaaatcaataaaaacatCACTTTACCTcaattttggcaaaaaaaatcaaaccaaaaaccGAACACTCAAAAGTCAAACCTATTCAAAATGTTGCAGTAATACACCAACATAACGGATTTAAAAAGAGTACCTTTATGGAGACCGGCTCGACCATACGCGTCCAACATTATGTTATACGAAGCCCTATCTGGCTCGCACCCCATTTGTTGCATGAGCGAAAAGATCTCCGCTGCGCCATAAGGGAAACCTGCACGGCTGTCAACATCCACCTCTTAGACGGGATACGTACACGCCAAGTAGGTAGGGGGGCTTAAGCTCCgtctacaatttttttaaaaaaacagcCCTTATCGAACCTGATGCCTagacaattataaaaaaacactagaGCCCCtcccaatatttttttttgcgtCCACCACGGGATATATACATAACATATATGCCAAGCAGACGCCCAAACGCGACAATTTACCTGTAGGCTTCCATGAGAGCATTGTAAGCATAGACATCAGGCTCAAGCCCTGCCTCTTGCATCAGCTCAAAAATCTCCTCTGCTTTCTCACACAAACCATCTCTTGCACAAGCATTCACCAAAGCAGTGTATGTGCAAATATTAGGCTTACATTTGTTAGCTCTCATCTCTT is a window from the Salvia hispanica cultivar TCC Black 2014 chromosome 1, UniMelb_Shisp_WGS_1.0, whole genome shotgun sequence genome containing:
- the LOC125209540 gene encoding pentatricopeptide repeat-containing protein At2g35130; the protein is MLSLKYYSNYIISNCECGFNLRPKCTNTDQSTEKWKKDSLYINKGGKLRHFNHKKVSRKKGGSLRGQGWKYGSGFVDGVFPVLSPIALEILNFVQKEEDVSRIWYSLDTLPPTNTTWDDLISIAVRLRLNKKWDPIIVLCEWMSQRSTFKPDIICYNLLIEAYGQKLQFKKAETIYLDLVEARCIPTQDTYALLVKAYCKCGKMEHAEAVFAEMRRNSFPPSTIVYNAYIDGLMKARKSQHALAVYQKMKRENCVPNVETYTLLINLYGKDNKSYMALEVFQEMRANKCKPNICTYTALVNACARDGLCEKAEEIFELMQEAGLEPDVYAYNALMEAYSRAGFPYGAAEIFSLMQQMGCEPDRASYNIMLDAYGRAGLHKGAQAVFDEMHRLGIEPTMKSHMLLISAYSRSGDVSRCEEIVRRMQESGIKPDTFVLNAMMNLYGRLGHLEKMEEVMAAMEGGGGCKPDISTYNIAINVYGRAGFVERMEEVFASIATKNLMADAVTWTSRIGAYSRKKQYIRCIEIFEEMIDSGCYPDSGTARVLLASCSSDEQVEQVTNVIRTIHRYRGEHTAGSVDYRIEPSNEMGRVI